The following coding sequences lie in one Fimbriiglobus ruber genomic window:
- a CDS encoding vitamin B12-dependent ribonucleotide reductase gives MQITRRFTHEGQDPFASLPFVPRTSRIVNPNGSVVFEMKDIMVPEGWSQVAVDILAQKYFRKAGVAHQTTRVAEEGVPHWLQRSKPDSSNTPLEGEHDSRQVFHRLAGCWAYWGWKAGYFGTERDARAFYDETCYMLAAQMAAPNSPQWFNTGLHWAYGIEGPPQGHYYVDPKTNEVTRSASAYERPAPHACFIQSVSDDLVNDGGIMDLWVREARIFKYGSGTGSNFSSLRGDGEPLSGGGKSSGLMSFLKIGDRAAGAIKSGGTTRRAAKMVVLDLDHPDIEEFISWKVIEEQKVAALVSGSRLLNRNLNAILKAIHTHPVAAEQYDPTKNAGLRRAVLDARAALVPENYIARVMQLARQGATSLEIEEYDTDWTSKAYFTVSGQNSNNSVRITNEFMRAVESDADWPLYWRTELENARRDGRQPKPKRTLKANDLWDKIAFAAWSCADPGVQFDTTINEWHTCPREGKINASNPCSEYLFVDDTACNLASLNLIKFYATSTGKFDVEAYKHAVRLWTLILEISVYMAQFPSVSVARKSFDTRTLGLGYANLGALLMVQGISYDSPAGRGQCAALTAIMHAGAYAASAEIAAEAGPFAKYEANRDAMLRVVRNHRRAAYNVPQTEYEGLTVFPVGIDPRACPVDLLAAARDESDRMLELGEKHGFRNAQVTVIAPTGTIGLVMDCDTTGIEPDFALVKFKKLAGGGYFKIINQSVPPALARLGYAPWQIDDIVRYCRGAGTLAGCPHINPTTLKAKGFTDEALLKIEQQLPGTFELPFVFNKWTLGTEFFSAKLNIPNDVSDAPTFDLLTYLGFTKQQIAEANTFVCGTMTIEGAPHLKPEHLPIFDCANKCGKNGKRFLSPESHIRMMAAAQPFISGAISKTINMPYESDIEDVKKAYWLSWQLMTKANALYRDGSKLSQPLNSVADSPEAALLAAVVPDPEPTAAPAKKVEEPKSEPMRIAEKITEKVIHRYIARRRRLPDRRAGYTQKSRIGNHKMYIRTGEYEDGTLGEIFIDMHKEGAAFRSMTNCFAIAVSLGLQHGVPLDEYVDAFLFTRFEPNGIVQGNPYIKMSTSIIDYIFRELAITYLGRHDLAHVMPEDLRGDALHDDEDEPAFESEEIVSERLVDAKSAEPRPSLAPPRSTHLKPTNNPTPPAPSADAAPAVGNGHGKTNGNGNGHGKTNGNGATATHAAPTNRINGAGNTPQADKVRVARQKGYEGDPCSNCGALTLVRSGACMKCDTCGETTGCG, from the coding sequence ATGCAGATTACTCGTCGCTTCACCCACGAAGGCCAGGACCCGTTCGCCTCGCTCCCGTTCGTCCCCCGGACGTCGCGGATCGTCAACCCGAACGGGTCCGTGGTGTTCGAGATGAAGGACATCATGGTGCCCGAGGGGTGGTCGCAAGTCGCGGTGGACATCCTCGCCCAGAAATACTTTCGCAAGGCCGGCGTCGCCCACCAGACGACGCGGGTTGCCGAAGAGGGTGTTCCGCACTGGCTCCAGCGGAGCAAGCCGGACTCCTCCAACACCCCCCTCGAAGGCGAACACGACTCGCGACAGGTCTTCCACCGCTTGGCAGGATGCTGGGCGTATTGGGGCTGGAAGGCCGGCTACTTCGGCACCGAACGTGACGCACGGGCGTTCTACGACGAGACCTGTTACATGCTGGCCGCCCAGATGGCCGCCCCGAACAGCCCGCAGTGGTTCAACACCGGCCTGCACTGGGCTTACGGCATCGAAGGGCCGCCCCAGGGTCACTACTACGTCGACCCGAAGACGAACGAAGTCACCCGGTCGGCCTCCGCTTACGAGCGGCCGGCCCCGCACGCCTGTTTCATTCAGAGCGTCTCCGACGATCTCGTGAACGACGGCGGCATCATGGACCTCTGGGTCCGCGAGGCGCGGATCTTCAAGTACGGGTCCGGCACCGGCTCGAACTTCTCGTCCCTCCGGGGCGACGGCGAGCCGCTTTCGGGCGGCGGTAAGTCGTCCGGGCTGATGAGCTTCCTCAAAATCGGCGACCGGGCGGCCGGGGCGATCAAGTCCGGCGGCACGACCCGCCGGGCGGCCAAGATGGTCGTCCTCGACCTCGACCACCCGGACATCGAAGAGTTCATCTCGTGGAAGGTGATCGAGGAGCAGAAGGTCGCCGCACTGGTCAGCGGTTCGCGGCTGCTGAACCGAAATCTCAACGCGATCCTCAAAGCCATCCACACCCACCCGGTCGCGGCCGAGCAGTACGACCCGACCAAGAACGCCGGATTGCGCAGGGCCGTTCTCGACGCCCGGGCCGCGCTCGTGCCCGAGAACTACATCGCCCGCGTCATGCAGCTCGCCCGCCAGGGGGCGACGAGCCTCGAAATCGAGGAATACGACACCGACTGGACCTCGAAGGCATACTTCACGGTCTCCGGGCAGAACAGCAACAACTCGGTCCGCATCACCAACGAGTTCATGCGGGCGGTCGAGTCCGACGCCGACTGGCCTTTGTATTGGCGGACGGAACTGGAAAACGCCCGTCGCGACGGCCGCCAGCCGAAGCCGAAGCGGACGCTCAAGGCGAACGACCTGTGGGACAAGATCGCGTTCGCCGCGTGGAGCTGTGCCGACCCCGGCGTGCAGTTCGACACGACCATTAACGAGTGGCACACCTGCCCGCGCGAGGGCAAGATCAACGCCAGCAACCCGTGCAGCGAATACCTGTTCGTCGACGACACGGCCTGCAACCTGGCGTCCCTGAATCTGATCAAGTTCTACGCCACATCGACCGGCAAATTCGATGTGGAGGCGTACAAGCACGCGGTTCGTCTCTGGACGCTGATCCTCGAAATCAGCGTCTACATGGCCCAGTTCCCGAGCGTGTCCGTCGCCCGCAAGTCGTTCGACACGCGGACGCTCGGCCTCGGGTACGCGAACCTCGGCGCCCTACTGATGGTTCAGGGTATCTCTTACGATTCGCCGGCCGGTCGCGGGCAATGCGCGGCGCTGACCGCCATCATGCACGCCGGGGCCTATGCCGCTTCGGCCGAGATCGCGGCCGAGGCTGGGCCGTTCGCCAAGTACGAGGCGAACCGCGACGCGATGCTCCGGGTCGTCCGCAACCACCGCCGGGCCGCGTACAACGTGCCGCAGACCGAGTACGAGGGGCTGACCGTTTTCCCGGTCGGCATCGACCCTCGGGCGTGCCCCGTCGACCTGCTCGCGGCGGCCCGCGACGAATCCGATCGAATGCTCGAACTCGGCGAGAAGCACGGGTTCCGCAACGCCCAAGTCACGGTCATCGCCCCGACCGGGACGATCGGCCTCGTCATGGACTGCGACACGACGGGTATCGAGCCCGACTTCGCCCTGGTGAAGTTCAAGAAACTCGCCGGCGGCGGGTACTTCAAGATCATCAACCAGTCCGTGCCCCCCGCCCTCGCGCGGCTCGGGTACGCCCCCTGGCAGATCGACGACATCGTGCGCTACTGCCGCGGGGCTGGGACGCTCGCCGGTTGCCCGCACATCAACCCGACGACGCTCAAGGCCAAGGGCTTCACCGACGAGGCGCTGCTGAAGATCGAGCAGCAACTCCCGGGCACCTTCGAGCTGCCGTTCGTGTTCAACAAGTGGACGCTGGGAACGGAATTCTTCTCCGCCAAACTGAACATCCCGAACGACGTGTCGGACGCCCCGACCTTCGATCTCCTGACTTACCTCGGCTTCACGAAGCAACAGATCGCCGAGGCGAACACGTTCGTCTGCGGGACCATGACGATCGAAGGCGCCCCGCACCTAAAGCCGGAACACCTGCCCATCTTTGACTGTGCAAACAAGTGCGGCAAGAACGGCAAGCGGTTCCTGTCGCCCGAGTCGCACATTCGCATGATGGCGGCCGCCCAGCCGTTCATCAGCGGGGCGATCTCGAAGACAATCAACATGCCTTACGAGTCCGACATTGAAGACGTGAAGAAGGCGTACTGGCTGAGTTGGCAGCTCATGACCAAGGCCAACGCGCTCTACCGCGATGGTTCCAAGCTGAGCCAGCCGCTGAACTCGGTGGCCGATTCGCCCGAGGCCGCGCTGCTCGCGGCGGTCGTGCCGGACCCGGAACCGACCGCTGCTCCCGCGAAGAAGGTCGAAGAGCCGAAGTCCGAGCCCATGCGGATCGCCGAGAAGATCACGGAAAAGGTGATCCACCGCTACATCGCCCGCCGCCGTCGTCTACCAGACCGCCGAGCCGGGTACACGCAGAAGTCGCGGATCGGCAACCACAAGATGTACATTCGCACGGGCGAATACGAAGACGGAACGCTGGGCGAGATTTTCATCGACATGCACAAGGAAGGGGCGGCCTTCCGCAGCATGACGAACTGCTTCGCCATCGCCGTCTCGCTCGGCCTGCAACACGGTGTGCCGCTCGACGAGTACGTCGACGCCTTCCTGTTCACGCGGTTCGAGCCGAACGGGATCGTCCAGGGCAACCCGTACATCAAGATGTCCACGTCGATCATCGACTACATCTTCCGGGAACTGGCGATCACGTACCTGGGCCGGCACGACCTCGCCCACGTGATGCCCGAAGACCTCCGCGGCGACGCCCTCCACGACGACGAGGACGAGCCGGCGTTCGAGTCCGAGGAGATCGTCTCCGAGCGGCTGGTGGACGCGAAGTCGGCGGAACCGCGGCCGTCGCTGGCCCCGCCGCGGTCGACGCACTTGAAGCCCACGAACAACCCGACGCCCCCTGCCCCGTCGGCCGACGCCGCCCCGGCGGTCGGTAACGGCCACGGCAAGACCAACGGCAACGGGAATGGCCACGGCAAGACCAACGGCAACGGCGCCACGGCCACGCACGCCGCCCCAACGAACCGGATCAACGGAGCCGGCAACACTCCTCAGGCCGATAAGGTCCGGGTCGCCCGACAGAAGGGTTACGAAGGCGACCCCTGCTCAAACTGCGGCGCGCTTACGCTGGTTCGCAGCGGCGCCTGCATGAAGTGCGACACCTGCGGCGAGACGACCGGGTGTGGGTAA
- a CDS encoding DNA-methyltransferase, whose product MDQIQHFRTAYKTPLGQMFVGNGESILQSPQFEKWKSKVQLIFTSPPFPLQREKKYGNLTGQSYSEWMATFAKIWTQFLTPNGSIVLEIGNGWNVGEPTMSTAGLKALLAFQEAANLHLCQEFICYNPARLPSPAEWVTVRRIRVKDAFTRIWWMSPTPNPKADNRKILTEYSPSMKKLLSRGTFNGGNRPSEHRVGNETFRIDNGGSIPPNVLVSSDSSDLINVLPIANTSSRKPYHLKCKQRGIKPHPAVMPEQLIEFFIRFLTDEDDLIMDPFAGSNTTGEVAERLNRQWLGIEAIDEYAKSSKLRFGLSVA is encoded by the coding sequence GTGGATCAGATCCAGCATTTTCGTACTGCATACAAAACTCCACTGGGGCAGATGTTTGTTGGAAACGGAGAAAGCATTCTGCAAAGTCCACAATTCGAGAAATGGAAAAGTAAAGTACAACTTATATTTACTTCTCCCCCATTCCCGCTTCAGCGGGAGAAAAAATACGGAAATTTAACAGGCCAGTCCTACTCTGAATGGATGGCAACATTTGCCAAGATTTGGACACAGTTTCTTACGCCTAATGGCTCAATTGTACTTGAAATCGGAAACGGTTGGAATGTTGGTGAGCCAACGATGTCCACAGCGGGGCTCAAGGCTCTTTTAGCATTCCAAGAAGCCGCAAATCTACATCTGTGCCAAGAGTTCATTTGTTATAACCCCGCACGACTGCCGTCTCCGGCGGAATGGGTAACAGTTCGCCGTATTCGAGTCAAAGACGCTTTTACTCGAATTTGGTGGATGTCGCCTACACCCAATCCGAAAGCAGACAACCGAAAAATTCTAACCGAATACAGCCCTAGCATGAAAAAGCTTTTATCTCGAGGCACTTTCAACGGTGGAAACAGACCCTCGGAACATCGCGTCGGAAATGAGACGTTTCGTATAGACAACGGCGGTTCAATACCACCAAATGTTTTGGTGTCTTCAGACAGTTCAGACCTGATAAATGTCTTGCCCATTGCAAATACCTCTAGTAGAAAACCTTATCACCTAAAATGCAAGCAAAGGGGCATTAAACCACATCCAGCGGTCATGCCAGAGCAGTTGATCGAATTTTTTATCCGGTTTTTGACCGATGAAGACGATTTAATAATGGACCCATTTGCTGGCAGCAATACAACGGGAGAAGTAGCTGAGAGACTGAATCGCCAATGGTTGGGTATCGAAGCAATTGATGAATACGCGAAATCGTCTAAGCTGCGATTTGGCCTTTCTGTTGCATAG
- the dcd gene encoding dCTP deaminase, with protein MGVLPDWMIEAGVKIEPFAPQMHRPGVISYGVTSYGYDVRVDRRFKVFTNVWGSTVDPKHFDPKSFVDVEADTCLIPPNSFALAETIEYMEIPRDVLGVCVGKSTYARCGIIVNVTPLEPEWRGRVTIEISNTTPLPAKIYAGEGIAQMLFLKGVAVCKVSYADKKGKYQDQQGLTLPFVQTAPDAPPARAPGRSRKK; from the coding sequence ATGGGCGTGTTACCCGACTGGATGATCGAAGCGGGCGTCAAGATCGAGCCCTTCGCCCCACAGATGCACCGCCCCGGCGTAATTTCTTACGGGGTGACGAGCTACGGGTACGACGTTCGCGTGGATCGCCGGTTCAAGGTGTTCACGAACGTCTGGGGCAGCACGGTGGACCCCAAGCACTTCGACCCCAAGTCGTTCGTGGACGTCGAGGCGGATACGTGCCTCATCCCGCCGAACAGCTTCGCCCTGGCGGAGACGATCGAATACATGGAGATCCCGCGAGACGTCCTCGGAGTCTGTGTGGGGAAAAGCACCTACGCGCGGTGCGGGATTATCGTGAATGTGACCCCGCTCGAGCCCGAGTGGCGGGGCCGGGTGACGATTGAAATTTCGAACACCACCCCCCTGCCGGCCAAGATCTACGCCGGCGAGGGAATCGCCCAGATGCTGTTCCTCAAGGGCGTGGCCGTGTGCAAGGTGAGTTACGCTGACAAGAAGGGCAAGTATCAAGACCAGCAGGGACTGACTCTGCCGTTTGTGCAAACGGCTCCGGACGCACCGCCCGCGCGGGCACCGGGTCGGTCCCGCAAGAAATGA